In Salinigranum marinum, one DNA window encodes the following:
- a CDS encoding DUF5781 family protein yields the protein MDIRVLGSGPPDPFLSAADLFETEFSLDLPVRVHVRSDPDERTWAGHYPDHHVLNISQQAATSAMARELALHELAHMARYEESHPSHTQPTEEALFLALAGRSVERHKLAHCYQIANHMKDIYADDLTLSVAPAEKLVLFFESQLAAALSDRPVAPRPDSRRISPGSDPDITAVNAAFALALCERHSLLDPDHRLYDLAHAADDDAPGVELETFKSHFASLAADPTESDYRKTLVDVTRDYCVRSQQAAD from the coding sequence ATGGATATTCGAGTGCTTGGATCCGGACCGCCGGATCCGTTTCTGAGTGCAGCCGACCTGTTCGAGACCGAGTTCTCGCTCGATCTCCCGGTGCGCGTCCACGTCCGTTCTGACCCCGACGAGCGGACCTGGGCGGGCCACTACCCCGACCATCACGTGCTCAACATCTCACAGCAGGCGGCGACCAGCGCGATGGCCCGCGAACTCGCCCTGCACGAACTCGCGCACATGGCGCGCTACGAGGAGTCTCACCCCTCACACACCCAGCCCACCGAGGAAGCGCTCTTTCTCGCGCTCGCCGGCCGGTCGGTCGAGCGCCACAAGCTCGCCCACTGCTACCAGATCGCCAACCACATGAAGGACATCTACGCCGACGACCTCACGCTCTCGGTCGCGCCCGCCGAGAAGCTCGTGCTCTTCTTCGAGTCGCAGTTGGCGGCGGCACTCTCGGACCGTCCCGTCGCGCCCCGTCCCGACTCCCGACGGATCTCCCCGGGGTCCGATCCCGACATCACCGCCGTCAACGCCGCGTTCGCCCTCGCGCTCTGTGAACGTCACAGTCTCCTCGACCCCGACCACCGCCTCTACGACCTCGCACACGCCGCCGACGACGACGCGCCGGGGGTCGAACTCGAGACGTTCAAATCGCACTTCGCGTCGCTCGCGGCCGACCCGACCGAGAGCGACTATCGTAAGACGCTCGTCGACGTCACCCGCGACTACTGCGTCCGGAGTCAACAGGCCGCCGACTGA
- a CDS encoding GNAT family N-acetyltransferase: MSDRVYPDEPSGPFEAPPLGFEDGEGREIEIRPYDGSDEEREALVEMYEAFDPADRAQGIPPGKEKRIREWLSNILDGDCLNVIAWDGDTAAGHATLVPDGDAYELAIFVLQAYQRSGIGTRLMHALLGYGSAEGVEQVWLTVERWNHPAVNLYQSVGFETSDTESFELEMAIRV; this comes from the coding sequence ATGAGCGACAGAGTCTACCCGGACGAGCCGTCGGGACCGTTCGAGGCACCGCCGCTCGGCTTCGAGGACGGCGAGGGCCGCGAGATCGAGATCAGACCGTACGACGGGAGCGACGAGGAGCGGGAAGCGCTCGTCGAGATGTACGAGGCGTTCGACCCCGCCGACCGCGCCCAGGGCATCCCGCCGGGCAAGGAAAAACGGATCCGCGAGTGGCTCTCGAACATCCTCGACGGGGACTGTCTGAACGTGATCGCGTGGGACGGCGACACCGCCGCCGGGCACGCCACGCTCGTCCCCGACGGCGACGCGTACGAACTCGCCATCTTCGTGCTCCAGGCGTACCAGCGGTCGGGCATCGGGACACGGCTGATGCACGCCCTGCTCGGCTACGGCTCCGCGGAGGGCGTCGAGCAGGTGTGGCTCACGGTCGAGCGGTGGAACCACCCGGCGGTGAACCTCTACCAGTCGGTCGGGTTCGAGACGAGCGACACCGAGAGCTTCGAGCTCGAGATGGCCATCCGGGTGTAA
- a CDS encoding universal stress protein — translation MKVLLGIGGTDDSLAALEQTVDRAVEAGDDLTIGVVDNPATELSREEVESRVRTVVDEAELDAEVRHLDGDPGSALVRLSEEEGFDKIVIGGGQRSPMGKIKIGGIAEFVLLNAHVTVSLVR, via the coding sequence ATGAAGGTACTCTTGGGAATCGGCGGGACGGACGACTCGCTGGCGGCGCTGGAGCAGACCGTCGACCGGGCGGTCGAGGCCGGCGACGACCTCACGATCGGCGTGGTCGACAACCCGGCCACGGAGCTGTCTCGCGAGGAGGTCGAATCCCGCGTGCGAACGGTCGTCGACGAGGCCGAACTGGACGCCGAGGTGCGCCACCTCGACGGCGATCCCGGGAGCGCGCTCGTCCGCCTCAGCGAGGAGGAGGGGTTCGACAAGATCGTGATCGGCGGCGGCCAGCGGAGCCCGATGGGCAAGATCAAGATCGGCGGCATCGCCGAGTTCGTCCTCCTGAACGCACACGTGACGGTCTCACTGGTCCGATAA
- a CDS encoding RNA 2'-phosphotransferase — translation MTDPIAVCPDHGPHATAVCPRCGARGERLLGGRRRRRLSTFCSGALRHFPDDAGITLDEAGWTPLDALVDAVDRQYDWAGDREVRAVVATDPKGRFETRDAGDGAKIRAAYGHSVDVDLDRDREGDPDDGVPETLYHGTAARNLDAISDEGLRPMGRQEVHLSGDSETAASVGRRHADAESVVLAVDADGLAAAGFEIRTRGRETYTVARVPPRFLSRAGTT, via the coding sequence ATGACCGACCCGATCGCCGTCTGCCCCGACCACGGCCCCCACGCGACGGCCGTCTGCCCGCGCTGTGGGGCCCGGGGGGAGCGACTCCTCGGCGGCCGCCGCAGACGCCGGCTCTCGACGTTCTGCTCGGGCGCGCTCAGGCATTTCCCCGACGACGCCGGCATCACGCTCGACGAGGCGGGCTGGACCCCGCTCGACGCCTTGGTCGACGCCGTCGATCGCCAGTACGACTGGGCCGGCGACCGCGAGGTCAGGGCGGTCGTCGCCACCGACCCCAAGGGCCGGTTCGAGACCCGCGACGCCGGCGACGGCGCCAAGATCCGCGCGGCGTACGGCCACTCGGTCGACGTCGATCTCGACCGCGACCGCGAGGGGGACCCGGACGACGGCGTCCCGGAGACGCTCTACCACGGCACGGCAGCCCGGAACCTCGACGCGATCTCCGACGAGGGGCTGCGGCCGATGGGTCGGCAGGAAGTCCACCTCTCGGGCGACTCCGAGACCGCCGCGTCGGTCGGCCGCCGTCACGCCGACGCCGAGTCGGTCGTGCTCGCCGTCGACGCGGACGGGCTGGCCGCCGCCGGATTCGAGATCAGGACGCGCGGACGCGAGACCTACACGGTCGCCCGCGTCCCACCCCGGTTCCTGTCGCGCGCCGGAACGACGTGA
- the pepF gene encoding oligoendopeptidase F: protein MSSVPERSEIAAEYKWDLDSIYASDEEWEAAFAEVKERIPDLREYESRVTEDGETLLAALEREEAVMRELSKVVSYANLRSAEDTRNQEFQALSARAQSLSAEAQSAVSYIEPELQALSRDEVADLVDEEPGLEPYDHYLDDVLRMKPHTRSTEVEELLADLSEVTGAASDVYTMLTNADMEFPTVEDPDGDAVEITQANFTKLQKHPDRYFRRRVHEEFYDRWVDVRNTVGSALKNSVTKDVKMANVRGYDTAREAALNGPNVPVEVYDTLLETVRKHLHHLHYHAELKRDAHDLDDLRMWDLYVSLTGEESPTVEYDQAVEYITDAVAPLGTEYRERMAEGLDSRWVDVYENRGKRSGAFSAGTYDTQPYILMNYQDDVESMFTLAHELGHSMHSELANESQPWQYASYDIFTAEVASTVNETLLTHHLLDTVDDDEFRMHVLDQYLERFRSTLYRQTMFADFELRIHEVVEEDGALTPDRLDSLYGELKREFYEPAVADERIEREWMRIPHFYYNFYVYQYATGISAAVAIVERVLDEGEPAADDYREALRMGGREYPLKVLRTAGVDLTEPDPIESALAVYGDYLDEVAALL, encoded by the coding sequence ATGAGTTCGGTTCCCGAACGATCAGAGATCGCGGCCGAGTACAAGTGGGACCTCGACTCCATCTACGCCTCGGACGAGGAGTGGGAGGCGGCGTTCGCCGAGGTGAAAGAGCGCATCCCCGACCTCCGTGAGTACGAGAGCCGGGTGACGGAGGACGGCGAGACGCTCCTCGCGGCGCTCGAACGCGAGGAGGCGGTGATGCGCGAGCTCTCGAAGGTGGTCTCGTACGCCAACCTCCGCTCCGCGGAAGACACCCGCAACCAGGAGTTCCAGGCGCTGTCGGCCCGCGCCCAGTCGCTCTCGGCGGAGGCACAGAGCGCCGTCTCGTACATCGAGCCCGAGCTCCAGGCGCTCTCGCGCGACGAGGTGGCCGACCTGGTCGACGAGGAGCCCGGCCTGGAGCCGTACGACCACTACCTCGACGACGTGCTCCGGATGAAGCCGCACACGCGCTCGACCGAGGTGGAGGAGCTCCTGGCGGACCTCTCGGAGGTGACCGGCGCGGCGAGCGACGTCTACACGATGCTCACCAACGCCGACATGGAGTTCCCGACGGTCGAGGACCCCGACGGGGATGCCGTCGAGATCACCCAGGCGAACTTCACGAAGCTCCAGAAACACCCCGACCGATACTTCCGGCGGCGGGTCCACGAGGAGTTCTACGACCGGTGGGTGGACGTCAGAAACACGGTCGGGTCGGCGCTGAAAAACAGCGTCACGAAGGACGTCAAGATGGCGAACGTCCGCGGATACGACACCGCCCGCGAGGCCGCGCTGAACGGCCCGAACGTCCCCGTCGAGGTGTACGACACCTTGCTGGAGACGGTCCGCAAGCACCTGCATCACCTCCACTACCACGCCGAACTGAAGCGCGACGCCCACGACCTCGACGACCTGCGAATGTGGGACCTGTACGTCTCGCTCACGGGCGAGGAGTCGCCCACCGTCGAGTACGATCAGGCGGTCGAGTACATCACGGACGCGGTCGCCCCGCTCGGAACGGAGTACCGAGAACGGATGGCCGAGGGGCTCGACTCGCGGTGGGTCGACGTTTACGAGAACAGGGGCAAGCGCTCGGGCGCGTTCTCGGCGGGGACGTACGACACCCAGCCGTATATTTTGATGAACTACCAGGACGACGTCGAGTCGATGTTCACGCTGGCGCACGAACTCGGCCACTCGATGCACTCCGAACTCGCCAACGAGAGCCAGCCGTGGCAGTACGCGAGCTACGACATTTTTACTGCCGAGGTGGCCTCGACGGTGAACGAGACGCTGCTGACGCACCACCTCCTCGACACCGTCGACGACGACGAGTTCCGGATGCACGTCCTCGACCAGTACCTCGAACGGTTCCGGTCGACGCTCTACCGACAGACGATGTTCGCCGACTTCGAGTTGCGGATCCACGAGGTCGTCGAGGAGGACGGCGCGCTCACCCCCGACCGCCTCGACTCGCTGTACGGCGAACTGAAGCGGGAGTTCTACGAACCCGCGGTCGCCGACGAGCGCATCGAGCGCGAGTGGATGCGCATCCCGCACTTCTACTATAACTTCTACGTGTACCAGTACGCGACCGGTATCTCGGCTGCGGTCGCCATCGTCGAGCGGGTGCTCGACGAGGGCGAACCCGCGGCCGACGACTACCGCGAGGCGCTGCGGATGGGCGGCCGGGAGTACCCGCTCAAGGTGCTCCGCACCGCGGGCGTCGACCTCACAGAACCCGACCCGATCGAGTCCGCGCTGGCGGTGTACGGCGACTACCTCGACGAGGTGGCCGCGCTGCTCTGA
- the pan2 gene encoding proteasome-activating nucleotidase Pan2, translating into MSRSPSLPERPHLDLDPEMSDGERLSAIRQHYERMRSVNQELDERLDEAEGETTALKEEVDQLKRRNDTLKSSSLYIATVEERTEDGVIIKQHGNNQEVLTEVSPRLEGEVEAGDRVAINDSFAIQTRLADETDARAQAMEVDASPDVTYDDIGGIDDQVREVREAVEDPLENPEMFRDVGIDPPAGVLLHGPPGTGKTMLAKAVANHTDATFIKMAGSELVRKFIGEGSRLVRDLFELAHEREPAVIFIDEIDAVASKRTDSKTSGDAEVQRTMMQLLNEMDGFDERGEIRIIAATNRFDMLDEAILRPGRFDRLIEVPHPNAEGRTRILDIHTRDMRLAEDVDTTAIASDLEGYSGADIASLATEAGMFAIRDGRTAVSHADFVDAKQKLSEDDSVEIPGLDYQY; encoded by the coding sequence ATGTCACGGAGCCCGTCGCTACCCGAGCGTCCGCACCTCGATCTGGACCCGGAGATGTCCGATGGGGAACGGCTCTCGGCGATCAGACAACACTACGAACGCATGCGCTCGGTCAACCAGGAACTCGACGAGCGCCTCGACGAAGCCGAAGGAGAGACCACGGCGTTGAAAGAGGAGGTCGACCAGCTCAAGCGCCGCAACGACACCCTCAAATCCTCGTCGCTGTACATCGCCACGGTCGAGGAACGGACCGAAGACGGCGTCATCATCAAACAACACGGCAACAACCAGGAGGTGCTCACGGAGGTGTCGCCGCGGCTCGAAGGCGAGGTCGAGGCCGGCGACCGCGTCGCCATCAACGACTCGTTCGCCATCCAGACCCGCCTGGCCGACGAGACAGACGCCCGCGCGCAGGCGATGGAGGTCGACGCCTCCCCGGACGTCACCTACGACGACATCGGCGGGATCGACGACCAGGTGCGGGAGGTCCGCGAGGCCGTCGAGGACCCCCTCGAGAACCCGGAGATGTTCCGCGACGTCGGCATCGACCCGCCCGCGGGCGTGCTCCTCCACGGACCGCCGGGGACGGGCAAGACGATGCTGGCGAAGGCCGTCGCGAATCACACCGACGCGACGTTCATCAAGATGGCCGGCTCCGAACTCGTCCGGAAGTTCATCGGCGAGGGCTCCAGACTCGTGCGTGACCTCTTCGAACTCGCCCACGAGCGCGAACCGGCCGTCATCTTCATCGACGAGATCGACGCCGTCGCCTCGAAGCGGACGGACTCGAAGACCTCCGGAGACGCGGAGGTCCAACGGACGATGATGCAGCTGTTGAACGAGATGGACGGCTTCGACGAGCGCGGCGAGATCCGGATCATCGCCGCCACCAACCGCTTCGACATGCTCGACGAGGCGATCCTCCGCCCCGGGCGGTTCGACCGCCTCATCGAAGTGCCCCACCCCAACGCCGAGGGGCGCACACGCATCCTCGACATCCACACCCGCGACATGCGGCTCGCCGAAGACGTCGACACGACGGCCATCGCGAGCGACCTCGAGGGATACAGCGGGGCCGACATCGCCTCGCTCGCCACCGAGGCGGGGATGTTCGCCATCCGCGACGGTCGGACGGCGGTCAGTCACGCCGACTTCGTCGACGCCAAACAGAAGCTCAGCGAGGACGACAGCGTCGAGATCCCCGGCCTCGACTACCAGTACTGA
- a CDS encoding pyruvoyl-dependent arginine decarboxylase — protein sequence MSTIHVVRGVATAATAMASYDAALAAANVHNYNLVRVSSVIPAGATVTPVETAPDLGPAGNRLTVVESRATAAAGTAARVCAGVGWSTGPGPGLFYEASGDDPETVRETVERGLAEGRRLREWTFDTTEVTVATADVPDDGDSYTTAVVLAAYGESEPIL from the coding sequence ATGAGCACCATCCACGTCGTCCGCGGCGTCGCCACGGCCGCGACGGCGATGGCCTCCTACGACGCTGCCCTCGCCGCGGCCAACGTCCACAACTACAACCTCGTCCGCGTCTCCTCGGTGATCCCCGCGGGCGCGACGGTCACGCCGGTCGAGACCGCGCCCGACCTCGGACCGGCGGGCAACCGCCTCACGGTCGTCGAGTCGCGCGCGACGGCCGCGGCGGGCACCGCGGCGCGGGTCTGTGCGGGCGTCGGGTGGTCCACCGGCCCCGGGCCGGGGCTGTTTTACGAGGCGTCGGGCGACGACCCCGAGACGGTTCGTGAGACCGTCGAGCGCGGCCTCGCCGAGGGCCGGCGACTGCGCGAGTGGACGTTCGACACCACCGAGGTGACGGTCGCCACCGCCGACGTGCCCGACGACGGCGACTCGTACACAACGGCGGTGGTCCTCGCCGCCTACGGCGAGAGTGAGCCGATCCTGTAA
- a CDS encoding DUF5811 family protein, giving the protein MNGNNPYAGAPGVVGAGQPSSDVDDLSPAEVRRLRQAVSGIVAETRTYLPDSYAIGSELSHGSGGPRATVAVHPPVGHPVSAGLTPDADDLETGLSAEDCTEVARGLAASAAFQVMSTVGDDLTPTAR; this is encoded by the coding sequence ATGAACGGAAACAACCCCTACGCGGGTGCCCCGGGCGTGGTCGGTGCAGGGCAACCCTCGTCCGACGTCGACGACCTCTCCCCCGCGGAAGTACGGCGGCTCCGACAGGCCGTCTCCGGTATCGTCGCGGAGACGCGGACGTACCTGCCCGACAGCTACGCCATCGGGTCGGAACTGTCGCACGGCTCCGGCGGGCCGCGAGCCACCGTCGCGGTCCACCCGCCGGTCGGCCACCCGGTCAGCGCCGGACTCACGCCCGACGCCGACGACCTGGAGACGGGGCTCTCGGCGGAGGACTGCACCGAAGTCGCCCGCGGACTCGCCGCGAGCGCGGCGTTCCAGGTGATGTCGACCGTCGGCGACGATCTGACGCCGACCGCGCGATAG
- the infB gene encoding translation initiation factor IF-2, translated as MSESDTKPTDTLRTPIVAVLGHVDHGKTSLLDTIRGSAVSEGEAGAITQHIGATAVPLETISGMAGSLVNPEDFDLPGLLFIDTPGHHSFSTLRSRGGALADIAILVVDVNDGFQPQTVEAIDILKRTGTPFVVAANKIDTTPGWNPQENAPIQQTYEAQSSRARSMLDENLYEIIGDLSDNGFSADLYWRVQNFQKNVGVVPASAMTAEGVPDLLAVLMGLSQRYMKEEMQIDVGGPGAGTVLEVKDERGFGTTLDVVLYDGTVREGETIVVGGTNEPIVTEVRALLRPRPNAEIRTEKRFERVDEVTAASGVKIAAPDLEDAMAGAPVRVVRDRHVDDVVAEVERELAEIEVETAEEGVVVKADTLGSLEAMANALDEAEVPILRAEVGDVAPRDVAVASTANEPKHKVILAFNVDVLKNARAELDVSDVRLFDDDVIYQLVEEYEEYVDEMQRAQQETILDKIVRPSRFRVLEDHVFRQSNPAVVGVEVMSGTLKNNQYVVKWDGAKPTRVGQLNGIQEQGDDVSEARAGKRVSVAIDGPTVGRQIDEGDELWIDLPEKHAKILEQELSNEIPADELEALQSYLDKHRRRDPFWGK; from the coding sequence ATGTCCGAATCCGACACCAAACCCACAGACACACTCCGCACCCCCATCGTCGCCGTGTTAGGCCACGTCGACCACGGCAAGACGAGCCTACTCGACACGATCCGCGGGTCGGCCGTCTCCGAGGGCGAGGCGGGGGCGATCACGCAGCACATCGGCGCGACGGCCGTCCCGCTCGAAACCATCTCGGGGATGGCCGGCAGCCTGGTGAACCCCGAGGACTTCGACCTGCCCGGACTCCTCTTCATCGACACCCCGGGCCACCACTCGTTCAGCACCCTTCGGTCCAGGGGTGGGGCGCTCGCCGACATCGCCATCCTCGTCGTCGACGTCAACGACGGCTTCCAGCCCCAGACCGTCGAAGCGATCGACATCCTCAAGCGGACGGGGACGCCGTTCGTCGTCGCCGCGAACAAGATCGACACGACGCCGGGGTGGAACCCCCAGGAGAACGCCCCCATCCAGCAGACGTACGAAGCTCAGTCGTCTCGCGCGCGCTCGATGCTCGACGAGAACCTCTACGAGATAATCGGCGACCTCTCCGACAACGGCTTTTCGGCCGATCTGTACTGGCGCGTCCAGAACTTCCAGAAGAACGTCGGCGTCGTCCCCGCCTCCGCGATGACTGCCGAGGGCGTCCCGGACTTGCTGGCCGTCCTGATGGGACTCTCCCAGCGGTACATGAAAGAGGAGATGCAGATCGACGTCGGCGGCCCCGGCGCGGGGACGGTGCTCGAAGTGAAAGACGAGCGGGGCTTCGGCACCACCCTCGACGTGGTGCTGTACGACGGCACCGTTCGCGAGGGCGAGACGATCGTCGTCGGCGGGACGAACGAACCCATCGTCACCGAAGTCCGGGCCCTCCTCAGACCCAGACCGAACGCCGAGATCCGCACCGAAAAGCGGTTCGAGCGCGTCGACGAAGTGACGGCGGCGTCCGGTGTCAAGATCGCCGCTCCCGACCTCGAAGACGCGATGGCCGGCGCGCCGGTCCGGGTGGTGCGCGACCGACACGTCGACGACGTCGTCGCCGAGGTCGAGCGCGAACTCGCCGAGATCGAGGTCGAGACCGCCGAGGAGGGCGTCGTGGTCAAGGCCGACACGCTCGGGAGCTTAGAGGCGATGGCGAACGCGCTCGACGAAGCCGAGGTGCCCATCCTCCGCGCCGAGGTGGGGGACGTCGCCCCCCGGGACGTGGCCGTCGCCTCGACCGCCAACGAGCCCAAACACAAGGTGATCCTCGCGTTCAACGTCGACGTGCTCAAGAACGCCCGGGCGGAACTCGACGTGAGTGACGTCCGCCTGTTCGACGACGACGTGATCTATCAGCTCGTCGAGGAGTACGAGGAGTACGTCGACGAGATGCAGCGCGCCCAGCAGGAGACGATCCTCGACAAGATCGTCCGTCCGTCTCGGTTCCGCGTGCTCGAAGACCACGTCTTCCGGCAGTCGAACCCGGCGGTCGTCGGCGTCGAGGTGATGTCTGGCACGTTGAAGAACAACCAGTATGTCGTCAAGTGGGACGGCGCCAAGCCGACACGGGTCGGCCAACTGAACGGCATCCAAGAACAGGGCGACGACGTGAGCGAGGCCCGCGCCGGCAAACGCGTGAGCGTCGCCATCGACGGGCCGACAGTGGGGAGACAGATCGACGAGGGCGACGAACTCTGGATCGACCTCCCCGAGAAACACGCGAAGATCCTCGAACAGGAACTCTCGAACGAGATCCCGGCGGACGAACTCGAAGCCCTGCAGTCGTATCTCGACAAACACCGCCGACGGGACCCCTTCTGGGGGAAGTGA
- a CDS encoding PRC-barrel domain-containing protein: MVLAENLSGKAVMGSDGTELGTLYNITMDLKTGELNDLLVDPNLEVSGDFETDDENLIHVPVGSVQAVKDYIVVNQ, from the coding sequence ATGGTACTCGCGGAGAACCTCTCGGGGAAGGCGGTCATGGGTTCGGACGGAACCGAACTCGGCACGCTGTACAACATCACGATGGATCTCAAGACGGGCGAACTGAACGACCTGCTGGTCGACCCGAACCTCGAGGTCTCGGGCGACTTCGAGACCGACGACGAGAACCTCATCCACGTTCCGGTCGGAAGCGTCCAGGCCGTCAAGGACTACATCGTCGTCAACCAGTAG
- a CDS encoding NOB1 family endonuclease, translated as MRLLDSSAFINDYHTDDRTASIPAVRAELEAESSLRFEAMEGAGMHIHIPTDQSVAKVRRAARETGDDGVLSETDTRLIAAAFELDATLVTDDYAMQNVADHLAVTCEVIAQDGITEQRQWRFQCQGCGREYDEHHDRCPICGTELTRKNPS; from the coding sequence ATGCGACTGTTGGATTCGTCGGCGTTCATCAACGACTACCACACGGACGACCGGACCGCGTCGATCCCGGCCGTGCGTGCGGAGCTCGAAGCCGAGTCGTCGCTGCGGTTCGAGGCGATGGAGGGCGCGGGCATGCACATCCACATCCCGACGGACCAGAGCGTCGCGAAGGTCCGGCGGGCCGCCCGGGAGACGGGCGACGACGGCGTGCTCTCGGAGACGGACACGCGGCTGATCGCCGCGGCGTTCGAACTCGACGCGACGCTCGTCACCGACGACTACGCGATGCAAAACGTCGCCGATCACCTCGCCGTCACCTGCGAGGTGATCGCCCAGGACGGGATCACAGAGCAGCGCCAGTGGCGCTTTCAGTGCCAGGGCTGTGGTCGAGAGTACGACGAACACCACGACCGCTGTCCCATCTGTGGGACGGAACTGACGCGCAAGAACCCGTCGTAG
- a CDS encoding CPBP family intramembrane glutamic endopeptidase: MESTTRSTQEAITGRLASLGQAVLAVFAAFLVASAVVPPTSALLVDAGVFAQESLALNVVRTVLQFVGFVIAIIGFLAITDTWHLLHTRRLTARTLLLSAGAVVVLLAAQFGAGFLLQALGISFGENQVITQGREAPVYFLYMIPVSLLLVGPIEELLFRGVVQGVLRRSFGVRAGIVVASGLFGLVHWIAVSGGPTEKLAYVAIAGTLGIVLGVLYERTETIAAPALAHGVYNSVLFVIQYVGATGAV; this comes from the coding sequence ATGGAATCGACCACGCGGAGCACACAGGAGGCCATCACGGGACGCCTCGCCAGCCTCGGACAGGCGGTGCTCGCGGTGTTCGCGGCCTTCCTCGTCGCGAGCGCGGTTGTCCCGCCGACCTCGGCGTTGCTCGTCGACGCGGGCGTGTTCGCACAGGAGAGCCTCGCACTCAACGTCGTCCGAACGGTCCTCCAGTTCGTCGGGTTCGTGATCGCGATCATCGGCTTCCTCGCGATCACGGACACGTGGCACCTCCTCCACACCCGCCGGCTCACGGCTCGAACCCTGTTACTCAGCGCCGGAGCCGTCGTCGTCCTCCTCGCGGCGCAGTTCGGCGCAGGTTTTCTCCTACAGGCGCTTGGTATCTCCTTCGGCGAGAACCAGGTCATCACGCAGGGCCGGGAGGCACCGGTGTACTTCCTCTACATGATCCCCGTGTCGCTGTTGCTCGTCGGCCCGATCGAGGAACTGCTCTTTCGCGGCGTCGTCCAGGGCGTGCTCCGGCGGTCGTTCGGCGTCCGCGCCGGGATCGTCGTCGCCAGCGGGCTCTTCGGCCTGGTGCACTGGATCGCCGTCTCCGGCGGGCCGACGGAGAAACTCGCGTACGTCGCCATCGCCGGAACGCTGGGGATCGTCCTCGGCGTGCTGTACGAGCGGACCGAGACGATCGCCGCCCCGGCGCTCGCTCACGGCGTCTACAACTCGGTGCTGTTCGTCATCCAGTACGTCGGCGCGACCGGTGCGGTGTGA